A single window of Sphingobacterium sp. ML3W DNA harbors:
- a CDS encoding DUF6600 domain-containing protein, whose amino-acid sequence MKRIKHIKLIAIAIFSILFFANPNTTFAQRGYNDYQSGVSFQMFYDELAPYGDWVNDREHGYMWIPDVGPNFQPYSTNGYWTMTEYGNTWVSNYSWGWAPFHYGRWEYNNNYGWAWTPDYEWGPAWVNWRQGSGYYGWAPLGINISINLPMNLWVFVGSSNIYSNRLDRYYVHPRNYNNFYNKTTIINNTIIVNNRNYYGGPRRSDIERSTGKRVSVRNINNSGRAGTSRVTKNSIDMYRPNIDRNSRTDARPSRIAEASSRTRNNNTSLQNRNDKVISDRDNMTSTRGNRELYIDNKGNATVRSGSNNSTTTRNNDRAANRNQNSSNVTGSSRTRDNSNATVNNSSTTGNARTETNSSSVRTDRTRGNTSSSKQEEIRKSGQPVQGQATRSSRTTQTQPARNEQPAKVQSTSNDARTSRPAQGQQSRSAQPAKVQSSTSNDARTSRPAQGQQTRSAQPARVQSSTTDRGSSSSRSSSSTVERNTSQSENNRSSGSRTR is encoded by the coding sequence ATGAAAAGAATTAAACATATAAAACTGATTGCAATTGCAATATTCAGTATACTATTTTTCGCAAATCCGAATACAACATTTGCCCAGCGCGGGTATAACGATTACCAGAGTGGTGTTTCTTTCCAAATGTTCTATGATGAACTCGCTCCCTACGGAGATTGGGTAAATGACCGAGAACATGGTTACATGTGGATTCCGGATGTAGGTCCAAACTTTCAACCCTATTCAACAAATGGCTATTGGACCATGACTGAATATGGAAACACTTGGGTATCTAACTATTCATGGGGTTGGGCACCCTTCCACTATGGCAGATGGGAGTACAATAATAATTATGGTTGGGCATGGACTCCTGATTATGAGTGGGGACCGGCTTGGGTAAATTGGAGACAAGGTTCTGGTTACTATGGTTGGGCGCCTTTAGGTATCAATATTTCCATTAACCTACCGATGAATTTATGGGTATTTGTTGGATCATCCAATATCTATAGTAACCGATTGGATCGCTATTATGTACATCCACGTAATTACAATAATTTCTATAATAAAACCACGATTATCAATAACACAATTATTGTCAACAATAGAAACTATTATGGAGGTCCGAGAAGATCAGATATTGAACGCAGTACAGGCAAACGAGTAAGCGTAAGAAATATCAATAATTCTGGAAGAGCAGGTACTTCACGTGTAACCAAAAACAGTATAGACATGTACCGTCCTAATATTGACCGCAATTCTAGAACAGATGCAAGACCGAGTCGTATTGCTGAAGCTTCTTCACGTACACGTAACAACAATACATCATTGCAAAATAGAAATGATAAGGTCATTTCTGATAGAGACAATATGACGAGTACGAGAGGTAACCGCGAACTTTACATTGATAACAAGGGAAATGCTACAGTAAGATCTGGTTCAAATAATAGCACAACAACACGAAACAATGATAGAGCGGCCAACAGAAATCAAAATAGCAGTAATGTAACGGGTAGTAGCCGTACTCGAGATAATTCGAATGCAACGGTAAATAACTCTTCTACTACAGGCAACGCCAGAACTGAAACAAATAGTAGTTCAGTTCGCACGGATAGAACTAGGGGTAATACATCATCTTCAAAACAAGAGGAAATACGTAAGAGTGGCCAGCCTGTACAAGGACAAGCTACTAGAAGTAGCAGAACTACGCAGACACAACCGGCCAGAAACGAACAACCAGCGAAAGTACAATCGACAAGCAACGATGCTAGAACAAGTAGACCTGCACAAGGGCAACAGTCCAGAAGTGCACAACCTGCAAAGGTACAATCTTCGACAAGCAACGATGCTAGAACAAGTAGACCTGCACAAGGACAACAGACCAGAAGTGCACAACCTGCAAGGGTACAATCTTCTACAACGGACCGCGGTTCTTCTTCAAGCAGAAGTTCCTCCAGTACAGTAGAAAGGAATACATCTCAATCCGAGAATAATCGTAGTAGTGGATCACGAACTCGATAA
- a CDS encoding MlaE family ABC transporter permease, whose protein sequence is MLNKLQSFFTEFANIHRFLTRFWRELVTPPYEFKEIIRQCFEIGYKSLPLISLTGFIVGFVFTKQSRPSLEEFGATSWLPSLISIAIIRALAPLVTALIASGKIGSQVGAELSSMNVTEQIDAMEVSGTNPFKFLIVSRIIATTIGIPILCFYVAGVGLLGGYLSMAAKDDLSFLSFFTQVFETIGYQDIWAMVFRAVVFGFTIGAVSCYCGYYSSKGTEGVGKAANAAVVASMFLVFIEEIIIVQILSIIS, encoded by the coding sequence ATGTTAAATAAACTTCAATCATTTTTTACCGAATTTGCAAATATTCATCGGTTCTTAACTCGCTTTTGGCGAGAGCTAGTTACACCTCCGTATGAATTTAAAGAAATAATTCGCCAATGTTTTGAGATTGGTTATAAATCGTTGCCATTAATCAGTTTAACGGGTTTTATTGTGGGGTTTGTTTTTACGAAACAATCGCGACCATCTTTAGAAGAGTTTGGAGCCACTTCTTGGTTACCATCTTTAATATCTATAGCTATTATTCGTGCATTGGCGCCACTGGTTACCGCATTGATCGCTTCGGGTAAAATCGGGTCGCAAGTGGGGGCAGAGCTGAGTTCTATGAATGTCACAGAACAAATTGATGCCATGGAAGTATCGGGAACGAATCCTTTTAAATTTTTAATAGTCAGTCGCATTATTGCAACTACAATCGGAATACCGATTTTATGTTTTTATGTGGCAGGCGTTGGGCTATTGGGCGGATATTTGAGTATGGCTGCGAAAGATGACTTAAGTTTTTTGAGTTTTTTTACACAGGTATTTGAAACAATTGGTTATCAAGATATATGGGCAATGGTTTTTAGAGCTGTTGTATTTGGATTTACTATAGGTGCGGTGAGCTGCTATTGTGGGTATTACTCTTCTAAAGGAACTGAAGGGGTCGGAAAGGCTGCAAATGCAGCTGTTGTTGCTTCTATGTTCTTGGTTTTTATTGAGGAAATAATCATCGTGCAAATCTTATCGATAATAAGTTAG
- a CDS encoding ABC transporter ATP-binding protein produces the protein MEKVKTPIDYQDAVITIRGVSKSFGENHVLRNVDLDLYRGENLVVLGRSGTGKSVLIKLIAGLLKPDSGSIHVLGSSVNDLRDKDLMQLRLRIGFSFQNSALYDSMTVRENLEFPLIRNKRNLTRTEINKEVEDVLEGVGLSQAINQMPSELSGGQRKRIGIARTLILRPDIMMYDEPTAGLDPITCLDINSLINEVQERYKTSSIIITHDLSCAKSVGDRVVMLLDGKFERQGSFKEIFETNDARVKAFYDYNFIV, from the coding sequence ATGGAAAAAGTTAAAACACCTATTGATTATCAAGATGCTGTCATTACGATACGTGGCGTCAGTAAATCATTCGGAGAGAACCATGTTTTACGAAATGTTGATTTAGATTTATATCGCGGAGAAAATTTAGTTGTATTGGGTCGTTCCGGTACGGGTAAATCGGTCCTTATAAAACTGATAGCAGGTTTATTGAAACCGGATTCGGGCTCAATCCATGTTTTAGGTAGCTCTGTTAATGATTTAAGAGATAAAGATTTGATGCAATTGCGGTTGCGTATTGGTTTTTCATTTCAAAATAGTGCCTTATACGATAGTATGACCGTGCGTGAAAATCTGGAATTTCCACTGATTCGGAATAAAAGAAATCTGACACGTACAGAGATTAATAAAGAAGTAGAAGATGTACTTGAAGGGGTAGGATTATCTCAGGCGATTAATCAGATGCCTTCCGAATTGTCTGGTGGACAGCGGAAAAGAATTGGTATTGCGCGAACATTGATCTTAAGACCAGATATCATGATGTATGATGAGCCAACAGCAGGCTTGGATCCGATAACTTGTTTGGATATCAATAGTTTGATAAATGAAGTGCAAGAGCGTTATAAGACATCCTCTATTATTATTACACACGATTTGTCTTGTGCAAAATCGGTGGGAGATCGCGTGGTAATGCTGTTAGATGGTAAGTTTGAAAGACAGGGATCTTTTAAGGAAATATTTGAAACAAATGATGCGCGAGTTAAAGCGTTTTATGATTATAATTTTATTGTTTAA
- a CDS encoding MlaD family protein: MSKAENKRAVIVGLFVFIGLAILIAGIFVLGSQQKKFTKTFEIATSFPDVAGLKVGSNVWFSGVKVGIIKNIHFKNLQDVEVVMTIEEKSAEYIRKDAITKLGSDGLIGNKIIVISGGSQNAPSIEANDFLRSAKAADMDAMMETLQLNNQNLAKITTDFVEISRGLVEGRGVVGSLLTDTALVSSLQQSLQSISLVMAKANTATSNLVLLTEKLNSNKGLVHDLTTDTAVFASLRASAAQLQGVSQTANALMTNLNAASDKLSSKDNAIGTLINDPAVGDQLRDVVRNLNTSTAKLDQNMEALQSNFLLRGFFKKKEKEAKKATEESLKDSVQ; the protein is encoded by the coding sequence ATGAGCAAAGCAGAAAATAAGAGAGCAGTAATAGTGGGACTATTCGTTTTTATAGGGTTAGCTATTCTGATTGCGGGTATTTTTGTATTGGGTAGCCAGCAAAAGAAATTTACAAAGACTTTCGAAATAGCTACGTCTTTCCCAGATGTTGCAGGATTGAAAGTAGGGAGCAATGTTTGGTTTTCAGGAGTGAAAGTAGGGATTATAAAAAATATTCATTTCAAGAACTTGCAAGACGTAGAGGTTGTTATGACCATTGAAGAAAAATCTGCAGAATATATACGTAAGGATGCTATCACCAAATTAGGCTCAGATGGTCTTATTGGGAATAAGATTATTGTGATTTCTGGAGGTTCTCAAAATGCACCTTCAATTGAAGCAAATGATTTTCTACGTTCTGCGAAAGCTGCAGATATGGATGCTATGATGGAAACATTGCAACTTAATAATCAGAATTTAGCAAAAATAACGACTGATTTTGTTGAGATTTCACGTGGTTTGGTAGAAGGACGCGGCGTAGTCGGTTCATTATTGACCGATACGGCTTTGGTTTCTTCTTTACAACAATCGCTACAATCAATAAGTCTGGTAATGGCAAAAGCAAATACAGCAACTTCAAACCTGGTGTTGTTGACAGAAAAGTTGAATTCGAATAAAGGATTGGTTCACGACCTGACAACAGATACAGCAGTGTTTGCGAGTTTAAGAGCTTCAGCTGCTCAATTGCAAGGTGTTTCTCAGACAGCAAATGCGCTGATGACAAACTTAAATGCTGCTTCAGACAAATTAAGTAGTAAAGATAACGCCATTGGGACCCTGATCAATGACCCTGCAGTTGGTGACCAACTGAGAGATGTTGTTCGTAATTTGAATACAAGTACAGCTAAATTAGATCAAAATATGGAAGCTTTACAAAGCAATTTCTTGTTGAGAGGCTTCTTCAAAAAGAAGGAAAAGGAAGCGAAAAAAGCAACTGAAGAGTCATTAAAGGACTCTGTACAATAG
- a CDS encoding RluA family pseudouridine synthase: MNSITDRDVIYEDNHLIAINKRAGDIVQVDDTGDKSLEEMVKEYLKNKYNKPNEAFLGVIHRLDRPVSGLIVFAKTSKALERMNKLFKDRQVKKTYLAVVRQRPAEPSGKLVNWLVRNRQKMVTKSFNKEVKDSSYAELDYTLIGELNGFHLLRVEPLTGRTHQIRVQLSTMGCPIVGDNKYGYPRGSSKGSICLHARSLDFVHPTKKEPIKLTAPLQHDGFWEKFSKFKD; the protein is encoded by the coding sequence ATGAATAGTATTACAGATAGAGATGTTATCTATGAAGATAATCATCTTATCGCGATAAATAAGAGAGCAGGAGATATTGTTCAAGTCGACGATACAGGTGATAAATCCTTAGAAGAAATGGTTAAGGAGTATTTGAAAAATAAATACAACAAACCTAATGAGGCCTTTTTGGGAGTTATTCACCGTCTTGACAGGCCAGTAAGCGGCCTTATAGTTTTCGCGAAAACAAGCAAAGCACTTGAACGAATGAATAAACTCTTCAAGGATCGTCAGGTAAAAAAAACTTACCTTGCTGTAGTGAGACAAAGGCCTGCTGAACCATCTGGGAAATTAGTTAATTGGTTGGTACGTAACCGTCAAAAGATGGTGACTAAGTCTTTTAACAAAGAAGTCAAAGATAGCAGTTACGCAGAATTAGATTATACCTTGATTGGAGAATTGAATGGTTTTCACTTATTGAGAGTTGAGCCATTGACTGGACGTACGCATCAGATTCGTGTGCAACTATCGACTATGGGATGTCCTATTGTAGGAGATAACAAGTATGGCTACCCCCGCGGCAGCTCCAAAGGTAGTATATGCCTGCACGCAAGGTCTCTAGATTTTGTGCACCCAACCAAAAAAGAACCTATAAAATTAACTGCTCCTTTACAACATGATGGTTTTTGGGAAAAATTCTCTAAGTTTAAAGATTAA